A single genomic interval of Antechinus flavipes isolate AdamAnt ecotype Samford, QLD, Australia chromosome 1, AdamAnt_v2, whole genome shotgun sequence harbors:
- the LOC127545663 gene encoding acyl-CoA dehydrogenase family member 11-like, with translation MLLRQTQPLRGRVLPRAQACGPRRSVHHRSLPQEADVPFARANIGRFFQGGPSLGNQYAEDALLRGALKRLLPPQVFAEVTQDLQRFGARVSGEILSLGQECEANPPRLQQFDGWGRRVDHILTCPAWKKLKEISAEEGLIAIGYERKYARWSRVYQMAKLFLFSPSSGMFLCPLAMTDGATKVLEVMNSSGPPGEALDHLTSRDPERFWTSGQWMTERKGGSDVAHGTETVALPQEDGTYKLFGFKWFTSATDADMTLTLARIMDTGGSVIKGTRGLSLFFLKLRDEQGRLNGLEIQRLKEKLGTCQLATAELLLDGARAHLVSQEGRGVATIANMLNVTRIYNAISAVGFMRRVVNMAREYATQRFVFGKLIKDHPLHTQTLAWMEVQTRGGFLLMLEMGRLLGLEETDAASAQDSHLLRLLTSVTKLYTGKQAVAVVSEGLECFGGQGYMEDTSLPVILRDTQVLPIWEGTTNILALDTLYFLTRSQGQALQAFSASVQEKVARASQQPELAPCARRLQDALGRLAGQLEGLQGDSSSMEMAARALAYTLARIYIGALLVEHAAWAGASPADIYASQRWCGQDLCPLDTAQRAGCYGAEAVGRDMDLVYEASPALPGEKSTRAAQ, from the exons ATGCTGCTCAGACAGACCCAGCCCCTGCGGGGCCGGGTGCTCCCCCGAGCCCAGGCCTGCGGGCCCAGGAGAAGCGTCCACCACAGGAGCCTGCCCCAGGAGGCTGACGTTCCCTTTGCCCGGGCTAACATCGGGAGGTTTTTCCAAGGGGGGCCCAGCCTGGGCAACCAGTACGCGGAGGACGCTTTGCTGAGGGGCGCTCTGAAGAGGCTGCTGCCCCCCCAG GTCTTTGCGGAAGTGACCCAGGACCTGCAGAGGTTTGGGGCCCGAGTATCGGGCGAGATCCTCTCCCTGGGGCAAGAGTGTGAGGCGAACCCCCCTAGACTGCAGCAGTTTGATGGGTGGGGTCGGCGAGTGGACCACATCCTCACCTGCCCGGCTTGGAAGAAGCTCAAGGAAATCTCTGCCGAGGAAGGGCTAATCGCCATCGGCTACGAGAGGAAATATGCCAGGTGGAG CCGTGTGTACCAGATGGCCAAGCTGTTTctgttttctccctcttctgGAATGTTTCTTTGCCCCCTGGCCATGACCGATGGTGCCACCAAAGTCCTGGAG GTGATGAACAGCTCAGGGCCACCAGGGGAAGCTTTGGATCATCTGACATCCCGGGACCCGGAGCGCTTCTGGACCTCTGGCCAGTGGATGACCGAGCGCAAGGGAGGCTCCGACGTGG cccaTGGCACCGAGACGGTGGCCCTGCCCCAGGAAGATGGCACGTACAAACTCTTTGGATTTAAGTGGTTCACGTCAGCCACAGATGCTGACATGACACTGACCCTCGCCCGGATCATGGACACGGGAGGATCCGTCATCAAG GGGACCCGGGGCCTGAGCCTCTTCTTCCTGAAGTTACGGGACGAGCAGGGACGGCTGAACGGCCTCGAAATCCAGCGTCTGAAGGAGAAGCTGGGTACCTGCCAGCTGGCCACCGCCGAGCTGCTGCTGGATGGGGCGCGGGCGCATCTG GTCTCCCAGGAGGGCCGGGGAGTGGCCACCATTGCCAACATGCTGAACGTGACCCGGATATACAATGCCATAAGTGCCGTCGGCTTCATGAGAAG GGTGGTCAACATGGCCCGAGAGTACGCCACCCAGAGGTTTGTCTTTGGAAAGCTCATCAAAGACCATCCGCTTCACACCCAGACGCTGGCCTGGATGGAG GTGCAGACCCGAGGCGGGTTCCTCTTGATGTTGGAGATGGGCAGGTTACTGGGCCTGGAGGAGACCGACGCCGCCAGCGCCCAAGACTCTCACCTCCTCCGCCTGCTGACTTCAGTGACCAAGCTCTATACTGGAAAGCAG GCCGTGGCCGTCGTGTCCGAGGGGCTGGAATGCTTCGGGGGGCAGGGCTACATGGAGGACACGAGCTTGCCGGTCATTCTCCGGGACACACAG GTGCTGCCCATCTGGGAAGGAACCACCAACATCCTGGCCCTGGACACCCTGTACTTCCTGACCAGGAGCCAAGGGCAGGCGCTGCAGGCCTTCTCGGCCTCTGTCCAG GAGAAGGTGGCCCGGGCCTCCCAGCAGCCTGAGCTGGCTCCTTGTGCCCGCCGCCTGCAGGACGCCCTCGGGAGGCTGGCCGGGCAGCTCGAGGGGCTCCAGGGGGACAGCAGCTCCATGGAAATGGCGGCGCGGGCCCTGGCCTACACGCTGGCCCGGATCTACATCG GGGCCCTTTTGGTGGAGCACGCGGCCTGGGCCGGGGCCTCCCCTGCGGACATCTACGCTTCCCAGAG